One part of the Aurantibacillus circumpalustris genome encodes these proteins:
- a CDS encoding class I SAM-dependent methyltransferase, translating into MIDSKYAEISDLSDARFVEINKAIEALNLKYNLPDHATLNKARFLDNPIINASGTFYGARMWEYPFAIINAELKEGMTCADIGCGSTPFTPYLASVTGQNTVTGFDNDFLENDNTHFAFGVRKEFIKDTGIQFKFSGMEKIDAQDNSFDRVFCISVLEHIDNPAIWQKGLKEMARILKPDGRLILTFDFALSNKYLSIGDVLNYTGLIPCNFINMNWPTDRFVKVESLSMDVFGLVLQKPSGTVYTDHSKMKSIPRERALTVYVPEVTYPHELQIAKDINRGKLLTVSKIVLNRYKK; encoded by the coding sequence ATGATAGATTCAAAATATGCAGAAATTTCTGATTTAAGCGATGCTCGTTTCGTAGAGATAAACAAAGCGATTGAAGCGTTAAACCTGAAATATAATTTACCGGATCATGCAACTTTAAACAAAGCGAGGTTTTTGGATAATCCTATTATCAATGCTTCCGGAACATTTTATGGAGCAAGAATGTGGGAGTATCCTTTCGCGATAATTAATGCGGAATTAAAAGAAGGAATGACGTGTGCAGATATTGGTTGTGGATCAACTCCTTTTACTCCTTATTTAGCAAGTGTTACAGGACAAAATACAGTAACTGGATTTGACAATGATTTTCTAGAAAACGACAATACACATTTTGCTTTTGGGGTAAGAAAAGAATTTATTAAGGATACCGGCATACAATTTAAATTTTCAGGAATGGAAAAAATTGATGCTCAGGATAATTCATTTGACAGAGTTTTTTGCATCAGTGTTTTAGAGCATATTGATAATCCTGCAATTTGGCAAAAGGGATTAAAAGAAATGGCAAGAATATTAAAACCAGATGGACGTCTTATTCTTACTTTTGATTTTGCACTTTCAAATAAATATTTGTCGATTGGTGATGTTCTTAATTACACTGGACTTATTCCGTGTAATTTTATAAATATGAATTGGCCGACTGATCGTTTTGTAAAAGTAGAAAGTTTATCTATGGATGTTTTTGGTTTAGTACTTCAAAAGCCGAGTGGAACCGTGTATACAGATCATTCAAAAATGAAAAGTATTCCAAGAGAAAGAGCACTTACTGTTTACGTGCCGGAAGTAACATATCCTCATGAACTTCAAATTGCTAAAGACATTAATAGAGGGAAGTTGCTCACTGTTTCAAAAATAGTTTTAAATCGCTATAAAAAATAG
- a CDS encoding PID-CTERM protein-sorting domain-containing protein, whose translation MPIDNGIIFLIVAGVLYGAKKIYDFRKSAQTLS comes from the coding sequence GTGCCAATTGACAATGGTATCATTTTTTTAATTGTTGCTGGTGTCCTTTATGGTGCAAAGAAAATCTACGATTTCCGCAAAAGCGCACAAACACTTTCCTAA
- a CDS encoding class I SAM-dependent methyltransferase: MTWEETIIYARSQNEFKQLIQDAYLDEDLQKNCETYRKSKEFKASLNLIKQTLSKKDDGEKKTLLDLGAGNGICTVAFALENFTVVAVEPDPSMTVGSGAIQQLKNQYHIADIDIQFGFGESLPFADASFDVVYARQVMHHAQDLNQFISESARVLKKGGLLITVRDHVVNDQEQKKEFLENHAFQKYYGGENAFSVLEYTSAFKAAGLMLDKTLGPLDSPINYSPRSKNELTEEFKRVFQTKFGIKLPNVSFINNLIFKLFKWRTKNLNAIAGRLYTFIAIKPNH, from the coding sequence ATGACTTGGGAAGAAACTATTATATATGCGCGTTCACAAAACGAATTCAAACAATTAATTCAGGATGCATATCTTGATGAAGACCTTCAAAAAAACTGCGAAACGTATCGAAAAAGCAAGGAATTTAAAGCGTCTTTAAATCTAATTAAACAAACATTGTCTAAGAAGGATGATGGGGAAAAGAAAACACTACTTGATCTCGGCGCTGGAAATGGGATTTGTACTGTGGCATTTGCTTTAGAAAATTTTACGGTAGTTGCTGTTGAACCTGATCCTAGCATGACTGTTGGAAGCGGAGCGATTCAGCAACTAAAAAATCAATACCATATTGCAGATATAGATATACAATTTGGATTCGGCGAATCCTTGCCTTTTGCAGATGCCTCATTCGATGTGGTATATGCCAGACAAGTTATGCACCATGCACAAGATTTAAATCAATTTATTAGTGAATCAGCAAGAGTTCTTAAAAAAGGTGGACTACTCATAACCGTAAGAGATCATGTAGTAAATGATCAGGAACAAAAAAAAGAGTTTTTAGAAAACCACGCGTTTCAAAAATATTACGGAGGTGAAAATGCATTTTCGGTATTAGAATATACAAGTGCTTTTAAAGCGGCAGGTTTAATGTTGGATAAAACACTGGGACCACTTGATTCTCCTATTAATTATAGTCCCCGTAGCAAAAATGAATTAACAGAAGAATTTAAACGCGTCTTTCAAACTAAATTTGGAATAAAGCTGCCGAATGTTTCTTTTATAAATAATTTAATTTTTAAGCTATTCAAATGGAGGACAAAAAATCTGAATGCCATTGCGGGAAGATTGTATACCTTCATAGCAATAAAACCAAACCATTAA
- a CDS encoding NAD-dependent epimerase/dehydratase family protein produces the protein MAIRKNLVLGGAGTIGTALCNYLKSINEEVISLDLKTGFDVRTDNLDAYKDVDYVWFLAWEVGGAKYLGNENYLLDIIRNNTTICEKVFQFLESTKLPFMFASSQLAGPDTPYGVTKLLGEEWSRILNGQICRFWNVYGWEEPGEKSHVIPDLIQQALINKKIELLTDGQEQRQFIYMDDCVENMIAIRNAGATRVDITNGNWVTIEQMASQIAALHNVPMKLGNKKGYSNKIEPISTYPLVFKTDFKTGIKNISEKSKKFFEEKNK, from the coding sequence ATGGCAATTAGAAAAAATTTAGTGTTAGGTGGGGCTGGTACTATTGGTACAGCGCTTTGTAATTATCTCAAATCTATTAATGAAGAAGTTATTTCATTGGATTTAAAGACTGGATTTGATGTGCGCACGGATAATCTTGATGCGTACAAAGATGTAGATTATGTTTGGTTCTTAGCGTGGGAAGTGGGCGGCGCAAAATATTTAGGTAACGAAAATTATTTGCTCGATATTATTCGCAACAACACTACCATCTGTGAAAAAGTATTTCAGTTTCTTGAAAGTACAAAATTGCCTTTTATGTTTGCCTCTTCTCAATTGGCAGGACCTGACACACCTTATGGGGTTACAAAATTATTGGGTGAAGAATGGTCGAGGATTTTAAACGGACAAATTTGTCGTTTCTGGAACGTATATGGTTGGGAAGAACCCGGGGAAAAATCGCATGTTATTCCAGATCTAATTCAGCAAGCACTTATCAATAAAAAGATTGAATTGCTAACTGACGGTCAGGAACAGCGCCAGTTTATATACATGGATGACTGTGTAGAAAATATGATAGCCATTCGCAATGCTGGTGCAACACGAGTGGACATTACAAATGGTAATTGGGTTACCATTGAACAGATGGCATCGCAGATAGCGGCATTACACAATGTTCCTATGAAACTTGGAAATAAAAAAGGGTACTCAAATAAAATCGAACCAATTTCGACTTACCCACTTGTATTTAAAACAGATTTTAAAACTGGCATAAAAAATATTTCCGAAAAGTCTAAAAAGTTCTTCGAAGAAAAAAATAAATAA
- the uvrC gene encoding excinuclease ABC subunit UvrC, whose amino-acid sequence MTEDFPEHIQNLIKTLPETPGVYQYYDTENTLLYVGKAKNLKKRVTSYFTKDHDNGRLRIMVNKIHDIKTVKVNSELDALLLENNLIKSLKPRYNINLRDDKTYPWIILKNERFPRLFYTRKQIKDGSEYFGPYASGKVMHTLLDLIRQTYPLRTCSYLLSKENIDKGKFRACLEFHIGRCKAPCVNKQEEDEYNQNISEIRQIIKGDIGFALRDLKDKMNEAAEKYEFEKAELLKNKIDVLSDYQSKSTIVHPSITNTDVINIISDEKNAYLHYFKIINGAIIHAQTIELKKKIEESDEDMLMFAIIEFRNRFKSASKEILVPFAPSIAITDCEYVIPKIGDKKKLLDLCYKNALAYKQERENQLALTDPERHTERIMNQMMKDLRMSEQPRRIEGFDNSNMQGEYAVSAMPVFIDGKPAKKEYRHFNVKTVVGPDDFATMEEVILRRYSRVLEENLPMPQLIVIDGGKGQLGAAVESLRKLNLMGKVAIIGIAKRLEEIYFPGDPLPLYLDKRSETLKIIQQIRDESHRFGITHHRNKRSRETFKTELNEIKGISVKTAEKLLIELKSVKNIKEATLEEMEKVIGASKAKLVYDFFNSQNSNSIQE is encoded by the coding sequence GTGACTGAAGATTTTCCTGAACACATACAGAACCTAATAAAAACCTTGCCAGAAACACCTGGTGTTTATCAATATTACGATACAGAGAACACTTTATTGTATGTTGGTAAAGCAAAAAATCTAAAAAAACGGGTTACTTCTTATTTTACCAAAGATCACGATAATGGGCGCCTTCGTATCATGGTAAATAAAATTCACGACATTAAAACCGTTAAGGTAAACAGTGAATTAGACGCATTGCTTCTGGAAAATAACTTAATTAAAAGTCTTAAACCCAGGTACAACATAAATCTGAGGGACGATAAAACGTATCCTTGGATCATTCTTAAAAATGAGCGTTTTCCACGTTTGTTTTATACGCGAAAACAAATAAAAGATGGTAGTGAGTATTTTGGTCCTTACGCTTCTGGAAAAGTAATGCATACTCTGTTGGATCTCATTCGTCAAACCTATCCCTTACGTACTTGTAGCTATTTATTAAGTAAAGAAAATATTGACAAAGGTAAATTCAGAGCGTGTTTGGAGTTTCATATTGGTCGTTGTAAGGCGCCTTGTGTAAACAAACAAGAAGAGGATGAATACAATCAGAACATTTCTGAAATTCGCCAAATTATTAAAGGTGACATAGGATTTGCTTTACGTGATCTAAAAGATAAAATGAATGAAGCCGCCGAAAAGTATGAATTTGAAAAGGCTGAGCTATTAAAAAATAAAATCGATGTTTTAAGCGATTACCAAAGTAAATCCACGATTGTACACCCTTCTATCACTAACACAGATGTCATTAATATTATTAGTGACGAAAAGAACGCCTACCTACATTATTTTAAAATAATTAATGGAGCTATCATCCATGCACAAACAATCGAACTAAAGAAAAAAATTGAAGAAAGTGATGAAGACATGCTTATGTTTGCGATTATCGAATTTAGAAATAGATTTAAAAGTGCCAGTAAAGAAATATTAGTTCCTTTTGCTCCGAGTATTGCTATTACAGATTGCGAGTATGTGATCCCAAAAATTGGTGACAAAAAAAAGTTACTTGATCTCTGTTATAAAAACGCACTCGCCTATAAACAAGAAAGAGAGAATCAACTTGCTTTAACCGATCCTGAAAGACATACAGAACGCATCATGAATCAGATGATGAAAGATTTAAGAATGAGCGAACAACCACGCCGTATAGAAGGCTTTGATAATAGTAACATGCAGGGTGAATACGCGGTAAGTGCCATGCCTGTTTTTATAGATGGAAAACCTGCAAAAAAAGAATACAGACATTTTAATGTAAAAACCGTCGTTGGTCCAGATGATTTTGCCACCATGGAAGAGGTGATTCTTAGAAGGTATTCAAGAGTCTTAGAAGAAAATTTACCAATGCCACAATTGATTGTTATTGATGGTGGAAAAGGTCAATTGGGAGCTGCTGTTGAAAGTTTAAGAAAACTAAATTTAATGGGAAAGGTAGCCATCATTGGAATTGCAAAACGCTTAGAAGAAATTTATTTCCCTGGAGATCCCTTGCCTTTATATTTGGATAAACGAAGCGAGACTTTAAAAATTATTCAACAAATTCGCGATGAGTCGCACCGTTTTGGAATTACGCATCACCGCAACAAACGAAGTCGCGAAACATTTAAAACAGAGTTAAACGAGATAAAAGGCATAAGCGTTAAAACAGCAGAAAAATTATTGATCGAATTAAAAAGCGTAAAAAACATTAAAGAAGCTACTCTCGAAGAAATGGAAAAAGTAATTGGTGCTTCAAAGGCAAAGTTGGTTTATGATTTTTTTAATAGCCAAAATTCTAATTCAATTCAAGAATAA
- a CDS encoding acyltransferase: MFSWGCTIIDTDAHSLNWDDRKKDVKDWKKGIEENQTGKYKDWSKVISKKIVVEDKAWIGFNVIILKGVTIGEGAVVAAGSVVTKNVMPYTLVGGNPAVEIKKLIEPS; the protein is encoded by the coding sequence ATGTTCTCATGGGGCTGCACAATTATTGACACGGATGCTCATTCTTTGAATTGGGATGACCGTAAAAAAGATGTAAAAGATTGGAAAAAAGGAATTGAAGAAAATCAGACTGGAAAATATAAAGATTGGTCGAAAGTAATAAGTAAAAAAATTGTTGTAGAGGATAAGGCCTGGATCGGTTTCAATGTGATTATTTTAAAGGGAGTCACTATTGGTGAGGGTGCTGTTGTGGCCGCAGGAAGTGTTGTTACCAAAAACGTAATGCCTTATACATTGGTAGGTGGTAATCCGGCTGTAGAAATTAAAAAACTGATTGAGCCATCATAA
- a CDS encoding ABC transporter ATP-binding protein, translating to MKPILEIKGISKKYQIQSNAKPYLSLRESLFSFLKPSSQKEEFWALQDVSFDVQAGDTIGIIGKNGAGKSTLLKILSKITPPTSGNITCRGRIASLLEVGTGFHSELSGRENVFFNGSILGMKRKEILKNFDAIVDFANVEKFIDTPLKHYSSGMQLRLAFAVAAFLENEILIVDEVLAVGDAEFQKKCIGKMGDISKSGRTVLFVSHNLVQLKDICEKSILLEKGAIIYSGKTVESIAHYQNKLLPGKVSLKNALRKGPSQSIFQFTDMVIANEENLLEKNKIQINIEFTTTQKITDLVVGVLFSESSGTKVLEVRSNQSSAVLNVEKEGDYTMQVEFDSFLKSNIYSLSIGARSKEGLLEYLPDLYTVEIKPNAAHNHQLINDLSGSFIINSNWKLQ from the coding sequence TTGAAGCCAATTCTTGAAATAAAAGGAATCAGTAAAAAGTATCAGATTCAAAGTAATGCTAAACCGTATTTAAGTTTGCGTGAGAGTTTGTTTTCTTTTTTAAAACCTTCTTCTCAAAAAGAGGAGTTTTGGGCTTTACAGGATGTTAGTTTTGATGTTCAAGCCGGTGATACTATCGGTATTATTGGTAAAAACGGAGCAGGAAAATCAACATTACTTAAAATTCTTTCTAAAATAACACCCCCAACTTCTGGTAATATTACTTGTAGAGGTCGAATTGCTTCACTTTTGGAAGTAGGAACTGGATTTCATTCAGAATTAAGCGGAAGAGAAAATGTTTTTTTTAATGGTTCTATTTTGGGTATGAAGCGCAAAGAAATTCTTAAAAATTTTGATGCCATAGTTGATTTTGCAAATGTTGAAAAATTCATTGACACGCCGCTAAAGCATTATAGTAGTGGCATGCAATTGCGTTTAGCGTTTGCGGTAGCTGCTTTTTTAGAAAATGAAATTTTAATTGTAGATGAAGTTCTCGCAGTAGGCGATGCCGAATTCCAAAAAAAATGCATCGGTAAAATGGGTGATATAAGCAAAAGCGGACGCACTGTTTTATTTGTGAGCCATAATCTCGTTCAATTAAAAGATATTTGTGAGAAAAGCATTTTACTTGAAAAAGGTGCCATCATCTACAGTGGTAAAACTGTTGAATCGATAGCGCATTACCAAAATAAATTATTACCCGGAAAAGTATCCTTAAAAAATGCTTTGCGTAAAGGTCCTTCGCAATCCATTTTTCAGTTTACCGATATGGTTATTGCGAACGAAGAAAATCTTTTAGAAAAAAATAAAATCCAAATCAACATAGAATTTACAACAACACAAAAAATCACTGATCTGGTAGTTGGTGTTTTATTTTCTGAATCTTCTGGTACAAAAGTATTGGAAGTTCGGTCAAACCAATCTTCTGCAGTACTGAATGTAGAAAAGGAAGGCGACTATACTATGCAAGTAGAATTCGACTCTTTTTTAAAATCAAATATTTATTCTTTGAGTATTGGTGCGCGTTCTAAGGAGGGTTTATTAGAATATTTACCCGATCTTTATACAGTAGAAATTAAACCGAACGCGGCTCACAATCACCAACTTATAAACGATCTCTCGGGTTCCTTTATTATTAATTCAAATTGGAAGCTACAATGA
- a CDS encoding DUF4476 domain-containing protein, with translation MRCKTLILFLFLICNYFSQNNLSLTSADGKVFRVFISNKAYNQTWQAHVLVEKITEDTLNIEVEYENKKRYPSTIYFLEHGTSIKNKEFNFQLESDGTKLKLRFAGTYAVSPLPSPLVPVKPVVDTSQKYRNAVLGHFCELKEGKPFYFDNVPKENSCQKAMPAENLNYVALLMTKAEVPDHKFTIVENVCRNNCLSIGQLSKLLNYIEYEIEKLKIVRLAYLHLVDLNNKKELEKNFRFEASIKELDTFFRNAEEKQTQVTKKCESSASQMLIDKYCEKLATFSNDAERFESLKRTYVDLCYSSNQITQVLSKFVHDREKLEVAKLLFQYCVDKDKFMLTKEVFSYGQSISELQDFVNKQSR, from the coding sequence ATGAGATGCAAAACATTGATACTCTTTCTGTTTTTAATCTGCAATTATTTTTCTCAAAATAACCTGAGCTTAACTTCTGCTGATGGAAAAGTATTTAGGGTTTTTATTTCAAACAAAGCATACAACCAAACATGGCAAGCCCATGTATTAGTCGAAAAAATCACAGAAGATACGCTAAATATTGAAGTTGAATATGAAAACAAAAAACGGTATCCGTCTACGATTTATTTTTTAGAGCACGGAACTTCCATTAAGAACAAAGAATTTAATTTCCAATTGGAGAGCGATGGCACAAAATTAAAACTCCGCTTTGCTGGAACGTACGCGGTAAGTCCATTGCCAAGTCCTTTAGTTCCAGTAAAGCCAGTAGTTGATACTAGCCAGAAATACCGAAATGCTGTTTTGGGACATTTTTGTGAATTGAAAGAAGGAAAACCTTTTTACTTTGATAATGTTCCAAAAGAAAATAGTTGCCAAAAAGCGATGCCTGCAGAAAACCTGAATTATGTTGCTTTACTCATGACAAAGGCAGAGGTTCCTGATCATAAGTTTACGATTGTTGAAAATGTGTGTCGTAATAATTGTTTGAGCATTGGTCAGTTAAGCAAGCTATTAAATTACATTGAATATGAAATCGAGAAATTGAAAATCGTGCGCTTAGCATATCTTCATCTAGTGGATCTCAATAACAAAAAGGAACTTGAGAAAAATTTTCGTTTCGAAGCTTCGATAAAAGAACTAGACACGTTTTTCAGGAACGCAGAGGAGAAACAAACGCAGGTGACAAAAAAATGCGAGTCCTCAGCTTCACAAATGCTAATTGATAAATACTGCGAAAAACTAGCAACGTTTTCTAACGATGCAGAAAGATTTGAATCGCTAAAAAGGACTTACGTAGATTTATGTTATTCTTCGAATCAGATTACACAAGTACTCAGTAAGTTTGTTCACGACCGTGAAAAACTAGAAGTTGCAAAATTGTTGTTCCAGTATTGTGTGGATAAGGATAAATTTATGCTAACGAAAGAGGTGTTTTCTTATGGTCAAAGTATAAGTGAACTACAGGATTTTGTAAACAAGCAGTCGCGTTAA
- the xrtX gene encoding exosortase X — protein MKASITSNAFVKFIVGSGSLYLCLYLIYQFIVKKYTLYDQKFIGSIIEAADWLLNSFGYITFKILQDHDMQVIGIDGSNGVWVGSNCNAITLFALFSVFIITYPGHQKNKFWFIPAGIIAIHLLNIIRVVALALIANYYPKYLDFNHTYTFTFLVYAFIFYLWIIWVNTFSTKTEKKNHA, from the coding sequence ATGAAGGCTAGCATTACATCCAATGCCTTTGTGAAATTTATTGTTGGTTCAGGATCACTTTACCTATGCCTTTACCTCATTTATCAATTTATTGTTAAAAAGTATACACTCTACGATCAAAAATTTATAGGTAGTATTATTGAGGCGGCTGATTGGCTTTTAAATTCTTTTGGTTACATTACTTTTAAAATTCTTCAAGATCATGATATGCAGGTTATCGGTATTGATGGGTCTAACGGGGTATGGGTGGGTTCAAATTGCAATGCTATTACTTTATTTGCTTTATTTTCTGTGTTTATTATTACCTATCCAGGGCATCAAAAAAACAAATTTTGGTTTATTCCAGCAGGTATAATTGCTATCCATTTACTTAATATAATAAGGGTTGTTGCTCTGGCCTTAATAGCTAACTATTATCCTAAATACCTAGACTTCAATCATACCTACACCTTCACCTTTTTGGTGTATGCTTTTATTTTTTACCTGTGGATCATTTGGGTTAATACATTTTCCACAAAAACAGAGAAAAAAAATCATGCTTAA
- a CDS encoding polysaccharide biosynthesis tyrosine autokinase, with protein sequence MTNPVNNKKQAIVSAKDLNLILRILKPNWWIPLIILPIFYALGTFYVYRLTTVYKASTEFLLKSDDAYYKNNVLSDASFFAASSYMDNSNETRIIQSYDLSSKVVDKLLDRLQVSYFIVGKVRTTEQFSGIPFNIAINSINPRFYEQMFDLKIVDFENYEISFKEEGTEQVKKGKFDEELVDLDLIINITRDKSFTKETIEGFKTIFYQFNIHNKDYLVNQIRSNLVVENPEYTQILKVVLKDVIPERAILILDTLNGVYAESKLKSKFELNERTIAYIDKQLNEITFSLKNIEDTMQNYKEKKSIINLEWQQGDFLDKISKYDGEKSQMQLQVSALNDLEKYIIEDKDPQFLPPSVFIIEKGGFMTQAVNDLYTKQIELNRMYNVAKETNPLVADLRASIKKTKQDLLIYISNARKAANMQIVNLEKEISDYISEAKLIPGKQRDVLNIQRKATVSEELYNFLLEKKASTKIARASIVPDMKIVEVPRYAGVDSPDKPKIEKQFFSIGLIISILIIFVRAFFFTKIKTVEQLKEMTELPLIGVLPFVKDSLAEDIIVEQRPNDQISEAFRNLRTNLQYANIETDAKTYLVTSFLPGEGKTFTSVNLAATLAKSGKKTVIIELDLHKPRVYKRFGLQAQTKGITTCITGQNSFEEIVSETYVQNLYCIYSGPVPPNPSDFVLSDKMKEIITQAKAEFDYVIIDTPPAGLLSDSIYLIQNVDASIFVLNTRSSTKKVVTFIEEVIRSNNLKNVLLILNGVSRNSKRYYYQGYGYSYGYGYGYGYGKGSGYKK encoded by the coding sequence TTGACAAATCCCGTAAACAATAAAAAACAGGCTATTGTATCTGCAAAGGATCTTAATCTTATACTTCGCATCTTAAAACCCAATTGGTGGATCCCTTTAATAATTTTGCCAATTTTTTACGCTCTTGGAACTTTTTACGTGTACCGTTTAACAACTGTTTATAAGGCATCAACTGAATTTTTGCTCAAATCTGACGATGCTTATTACAAAAACAATGTTCTTAGTGATGCTAGTTTTTTCGCAGCCAGTTCTTACATGGATAACTCGAACGAAACGCGTATTATTCAATCCTATGATTTATCCAGTAAAGTGGTCGATAAGTTATTAGATCGTTTGCAGGTTTCTTATTTTATTGTGGGAAAAGTGCGCACCACTGAGCAATTTTCTGGAATACCGTTCAATATCGCAATTAATTCCATTAACCCTCGGTTTTATGAGCAAATGTTTGACCTAAAAATTGTAGATTTTGAAAATTATGAAATAAGCTTTAAGGAAGAAGGAACCGAGCAGGTAAAAAAAGGAAAATTTGATGAAGAACTGGTCGATTTAGACTTGATTATTAATATTACCCGAGATAAGAGTTTCACCAAAGAAACCATTGAGGGTTTCAAGACTATTTTTTATCAGTTTAACATCCATAATAAAGACTATTTGGTCAATCAGATCCGATCAAATTTAGTGGTAGAAAATCCCGAATATACCCAGATATTGAAAGTGGTGCTTAAAGATGTTATTCCAGAGCGTGCTATTTTAATTTTGGACACCCTGAACGGTGTTTATGCTGAAAGTAAACTAAAATCGAAATTTGAACTGAACGAACGAACAATTGCCTACATAGACAAACAGTTAAATGAGATCACTTTTTCCTTAAAAAACATTGAGGATACGATGCAAAATTATAAGGAGAAAAAATCCATTATCAATTTAGAGTGGCAGCAAGGCGATTTTCTGGATAAGATAAGTAAGTATGATGGGGAAAAATCACAAATGCAATTACAAGTAAGTGCTTTAAATGACTTGGAAAAATATATTATAGAAGATAAAGATCCACAGTTTTTACCGCCTTCTGTATTTATTATTGAAAAGGGTGGTTTTATGACTCAGGCTGTGAACGATTTGTACACCAAACAAATTGAGTTGAATAGGATGTATAATGTGGCTAAGGAAACCAATCCGTTAGTTGCTGATCTGCGCGCGAGCATCAAAAAAACAAAACAAGATCTTTTAATTTACATCAGTAATGCACGCAAAGCTGCGAATATGCAAATTGTGAATTTAGAAAAAGAAATTTCTGATTACATCAGTGAGGCCAAACTTATACCAGGCAAACAAAGGGATGTATTAAATATTCAACGTAAAGCAACGGTAAGCGAAGAGTTATACAATTTTCTTTTAGAAAAAAAGGCTAGTACAAAAATTGCGAGGGCAAGTATTGTACCTGATATGAAAATTGTGGAAGTTCCGAGATACGCAGGTGTTGACTCGCCAGATAAACCAAAAATTGAAAAGCAATTCTTTTCAATAGGTCTCATTATATCTATTTTAATCATTTTTGTTAGAGCGTTTTTCTTTACTAAAATTAAAACTGTAGAACAATTGAAAGAAATGACTGAATTGCCTTTGATTGGCGTTCTGCCATTTGTGAAAGATAGTTTAGCTGAAGACATTATTGTTGAACAAAGGCCGAATGATCAGATTTCGGAGGCGTTTAGAAATTTAAGAACAAATTTGCAATATGCGAATATTGAAACCGATGCAAAAACATACTTGGTGACCTCTTTTTTACCCGGTGAAGGGAAAACCTTTACTTCGGTAAACCTAGCAGCTACTTTGGCAAAGAGTGGTAAAAAAACAGTTATCATTGAACTCGATCTTCACAAACCTAGGGTTTATAAACGTTTTGGCCTACAGGCTCAAACTAAAGGTATCACAACTTGCATAACAGGTCAAAATAGTTTTGAGGAGATTGTCTCAGAAACGTATGTTCAAAATCTGTATTGTATTTATTCAGGCCCTGTGCCACCTAATCCCTCTGACTTTGTTCTTTCTGATAAGATGAAAGAAATTATTACCCAAGCTAAAGCTGAATTTGACTATGTGATTATAGACACACCTCCTGCTGGCCTTTTGTCTGATTCCATCTACCTCATACAAAATGTTGATGCATCAATATTTGTATTAAACACAAGATCAAGTACTAAAAAGGTGGTTACTTTTATTGAAGAAGTAATTCGATCGAATAATTTAAAAAATGTTTTACTTATCTTAAATGGTGTAAGCAGAAACAGTAAACGTTACTATTATCAAGGATATGGGTATAGTTATGGTTATGGTTATGGTTATGGTTACGGCAAAGGCTCGGGATATAAAAAATAA